The following proteins come from a genomic window of Hydractinia symbiolongicarpus strain clone_291-10 chromosome 2, HSymV2.1, whole genome shotgun sequence:
- the LOC130630194 gene encoding uncharacterized protein LOC130630194, whose product MREAFLLILGSLLYVSGLGVMQKNSVCLTYVSIVRENKDALWKGDLSSYNLFTSKLCRLFTGECEHFKKHVPYVIAMIGNDISAIDVCRFISSPSEAKIAFMGKSPKSFVCTGCKTVVDFIKFEINVLKKTSAQVKAGIEYLCKLLAPLKVQVEVCNDIVEYIDNIIQWILNGTTPGDVCEKLKLCNNETITDEDKSSTRKFRLVTFRNFKKFPYHRSVLSHRVFGLHPIGRRQHPFRPRHHPLRPRHHPFRPRHHPFRPWHHRFWPRHFRPHRRGHHGRHRHHSHRHHYGHHTHHNRTYSNLTHHRHHHHHWIQVNYTKERNSNISFPLFVRWFMNIAKISMGDNHENREKVEITDEDGEEKGTDVDGKYEEEEEDDYDEKNDEDDDETDTGDDTYESHGEHKDEYTKTDTSDGVDEEPIDSRETGNSSYPDQPAWVKDGENTDLIADNTEENFDYGPAYDEAIKPILPTVPTKPIAPDIDFDLRESVGKSILRGFLGNEYFPSGKKIEKKIKSAMKKTKIPDFGMTEFKHLKFPGLDLDDDDDKMKKEMGLDKIREKVGGDILKMAGFDIDKMRQEMGLNKLKIPELDFDKMRKEILKDPMMKGFVKKIGKGFKRFGKKFEKIAKKIEKAMTKRFGNGTGLFKNGIGCTICKTIVTFITWEVKTVNASLETVEKAVKAMCALYPIKIATEVCDEIVDKVDEVVQLVEEGVEPGDVCERLKLCNSTQQPSHFTSLFVSFSPPARDSSLCAFVKTVHETAGGGAMKLWTTAKGELVEFCQKNQIESKCNPLYRIFEKTERQLSDVITFNDTENGTCFKNQPKPPYHRNKCKVCNMFERGLVGGLKEMNDSMELLAITLDQMCSILDTPQCMDIVTKFRSAFQHFEQFKPGQMCKTIGFCNNKTEKKIIEAMVKKHVKKLMEKLLPENDGFGGW is encoded by the exons tgtgaacattttaaaaaacatgttccaTATGTTATTGCAATGATTGGGAACGATATTTCAGCCATTGATGTGTGTCGCTTCATATCTTCACCTAGCGAAGCTAAAATTGCTTTCATGGGAAAGTCTCCAAAGTCGTTTGTTTGTACAGGATGCAAAACGGTCGtggattttattaaatttgaaatCAATGTTTTGAAAAAGACATCTGCTCAAGTGAAGGCGGGGATCGAGTATTTGTGCAAACTTTTAGCTCCTCTTAAAGTTCAAGTAGAAGTG TGTAACGATATTGTTGAGTACATTGACAATATCATACAATGGATATTAAATGGCACTACGCCAGGGGATGTTTGTGAGAAATTAAAACTTTgcaacaatgaaacaattactGACGAAGATAAATCATCGACTCGAAAATTTCGGTTGGTAACATTCAGGAATTTTAAAAAGTTCCCCTACCATCGTAGTGTATTAAGTCATCGAGTATTCGGACTTCATCCCATTGGACGAAGACAGCATCCTTTCAGACCAAGGCACCATCCTTTGAGGCCAAGACATCATCCCTTCAGACCGAGACACCATCCTTTTAGGCCCTGGCACCATCGCTTTTGGCCTCGCCACTTTAGACCACATCGCAGAGGTCATCATGGCCGCCACAGACATCATTCGCATAGACATCATTATGGCCACCACACACATCACAACCGTACCTATAGCAACCTCACGCACCACCGTCACCACCACCACCATTGGATTCAAGTCAACTATACCAAGGAAAGAAATTCTAACATAAGTTTTCCGTTGTTCGTCCGTTGGTTTATGAACATCGCAAAAATAAGTATGGGCGATAATCACGAGAATCGAGAGAAGGTTGAAATAACCGATGAGGATGGTgaagaaaaag GAACCGATGTTGATGGAAAgtacgaagaagaagaagaagatgactACGATGAGAAAAATGATGAAGATGACGATGAAACTGATACAGGCGATGACACGTATGAGAGTCATGGCGAACACAAGGACGAGTATACGAAAACTGACACAAGTGATGGTGTTGATGAAGAACCTATTGATTCGCGGGAAACAGGTAACTCAAGCTATCCTGATCAACCAGCATGGGTTAAAGATGGAGAAAACACGGACCTTATAGCTGATAACACCGAAGAAAATTTTGACTATGGTCCTGCATATGATGAAGCAATAAAACCAATTCTTCCAACTGTCCCAACTAAACCTATTGCGCCAGATATCGACTTTGATTTACGCGAATCTGTCGGTAAAAGTATACTTAGAGGCTTTTTGGGAAATGAATATTTTCCaagtggaaaaaaaattgaaaaaaag ATTAAATCGGCGATGAAGAAGACTAAAATACCTGATTTTGGTATGACGGAATTTAAACACTTGAAATTTCCTGGACTGGACctcgatgatgatgatgataagatgaaaaaagaaatggGTCTGGATAAAATTAGAGAAAAAGTTGGtggagatattttaaaaatggcgggaTTTGATATCGATAAAATGAGGCAAGAGATGGGcttgaataaattaaaaattcctgAACTGGACTTCGATAAGATGAGGAAAGAAATTCTCAAAGATCCTATGATGAAaggatttgttaaaaaaattgggaAAGGATTTAAAAGATTTGGTAAAAAGTTTGAAAAG ATTgcgaaaaaaatagaaaaagcaaTGACTAAACGCTTCGGTAATGGCACTGGCCTCTTCAAAAATGGAATTGGTTGCACAATTTGTAAGACAATTGTTACTTTTATAACATGGGAAGTAAAAACAGTGAATGCGAGCCTGGAAACTGTCGAGAAGGCTGTCAAAGCCATGTGTGCTTTGTATCCGATCAAGATTGCAACCGAAGTA tGCGATGAAATTGTTGACAAAGTTGATGAGGTCGTCCAACTTGTCGAAGAAGGTGTCGAACCTGGAGATGTCTGTGAAAGATTAAAACTGTGCAATTCCACTCAACAACCATCTCATTTCACTTCTCTTTTTGTCTCATTTTCCCCGCCAGCACGTGATTCTTCCCTCTGTGCATTCGTCAAAACTGTTCACGAAACAGCAGGGGGCGGTGCCATGAAGTTGTGGACGACGGCAAAAGGGGAGCTGGTCGAGTTTTGTCAGAAAAATCAAATCGAATCAAAA TGCAACCCTCTCTATCGTATCTTCGAGAAAACCGAACGTCAATTATCCGACGTTATTACGTTTAACGACACAGAAAATGGAACATGCTTTAAAAACCAACCAAAACCACCCTACCATCGTAATAAATGCAAGGTGTGCAATATGTTTGAACGGG GCTTAGTCGGTGGTTTAAAAGAAATGAACGATAGCATGGAACTTCTTGCTATAACACTTGATCAAATGTGCTCCATTTTGGACACGCCGCAG tgtATGGATATCGTGACAAAATTTCGTTCAGCTTTCCAGCATTTCGAACAGTTCAAACCAGGTCAGATGTGCAAAACGATCGGCTTCTGTAACAACAAGACAGAAAAGAAAATCATAGAAGCTATGGTGAAAAAGCACGTTAAGAAATTGATGGAAAAACTCCTCCCCG